In Harpia harpyja isolate bHarHar1 chromosome 12, bHarHar1 primary haplotype, whole genome shotgun sequence, a single window of DNA contains:
- the OTOL1 gene encoding otolin-1 yields the protein MWSSPGPILAFVMLVVIAVHAGVKVTPAVKYTKTKPLQLVGSGASRTPLTPLTGKSPFAAAPGRAKLPTSRPATQGGTTLFPFENYTLDTADFFFNCCDCCPPAAGPWGQPGEQGPPGPKGEKGDTGLQGLPGTPGPQGPKGSKGERGGKGEQGERGVSGNPGYPGKPGLQGEAGVKGNKGNYGFPGLKGQKGSKGDTCENGTKGEKGDRGDAGDPGVDGEQGGKGEKGDTGEKGYCGEPGGRGAKGERGEGGTKGEKGSKGEMGVEGIQGVDGKQGEKGEQGSKGEKGDLGPAGMTGPSGPKGAAGSKGGRGAPGKKGSRGAKGARGDTAKLLRSAFSAGLSKPFPPPNVPIRFDKILYNDQEDYNPSTGKFNCSVPGAYVFAYHLTVRGRPARVSLVARSRKVAKARETLYGQEIDQASFLTVLKLSAGDQVWLEVARDWNGVYVSAEDDSIFTGFLLYPDVFEILL from the exons ATGTGGAGCTCACCGGGGCCCATCTTGGCATTTGTGATGTTGGTTGTTATCGCTGTGCACGCCGGAGTGAAGGTGACCCCAGCTGTGAAGTACACGAAGACGAAGCCCTTACAGCTGGTGGGCAGTGGTGCCTCTCGCACCCCCCTCACCCCTCTCACGGGGAAAAGCCCGTTTgcggcagcaccaggcagagccAAGTTACCCACCTCACGCCCCGCAACCCAAGGGGGCACCACGCTCTTCCCCTTCGAGAACTACACACTTGACACAGCCGATTTCTTCTTCAACTGCTGTGACTGCTGCCCGCCTGCCGCGGGGCCCTGGGGGCAGCCGGGAGAGCAGGGACCCCCAG GTCCCAAGGGGGAGAAGGGAGATACTGGTCTGCAGGGTCTGCCAGGAACCCCAGGTCCTCAAGGTCCAAAAGGTTCTAAAGGAGAAAGAG GAGGCAAAGGGGAGCAAGGCGAGCGAGGAGTAAGTGGAAACCCCGGTTATCCAGGCAAACCTGGGCTGCAAG GTGAAGCTGGAGTAAAAGGCAATAAGGGCAACTATGGCTTCCCTGGACTGAAGGGACAAAAAGGGTCCAAAGGGGACACTTGTGAGAACGGGAccaaaggagaaaagggagataGGGGGGATGCTGGAGACCCGGGAGTGGATGGAGAACAGGGTGGCAAAGGGGAAAAGGGAGACACAGGGGAGAAGGGGTActgcggggagccggggggaAGAGGTGCaaagggagaaagaggggaaggggggacaaagggagaaaaagggagcAAAGGGGAAATGGGGGTTGAGGGTATTCAGGGGGTGGAtggaaaacagggagaaaagggCGAGCAAGGAAGTAAGGGTGAAAAAGGGGACCTGGGACCCGCCGGCATGACAGGACCTTCTGGGCCCAAGGGGGCCGCAGGCAGCAAGGGAGGCCGAGGGGCTCCGGGAAAGAAAGGCTCCCGTGGGGCGAAGGGTGCCCGAGGGGACACCGCAAAGCTCCTGCGATCAGCGTTCAGTGCCGGCTTGTCCAAGCCCTTCCCTCCACCCAACGTCCCCATTAGATTTGACAAGATATTGTACAACGACCAAGAAGATTACAACCCTTCCACTGGGAAATTCAACTGCAGCGTGCCCGGGGCGTACGTCTTCGCTTACCACCTCACGGTGAGAGGGCGTCCAGCCCGCGTCAGCCTCGTCGCCCGCAGCAGGAAGGTGGCCAAAGCCCGTGAGACGCTCTACGGCCAGGAGATCGACCAGGCATCCTTCCTGACGGTCCTGAAGCTGAGTGCAGGCGACCAGGTGTGGCTGGAGGTTGCGCGGGACTGGAACGGGGTCTATGTCAGTGCTGAAGACGACAGCATCTTTACGGGGTTTCTTCTGTATCCAGATGTTTTTGAGATCCTGCTATAG